Proteins encoded in a region of the Pangasianodon hypophthalmus isolate fPanHyp1 chromosome 21, fPanHyp1.pri, whole genome shotgun sequence genome:
- the LOC113542985 gene encoding cAMP-responsive element modulator isoform X3, giving the protein MPACHIRSSSSGLPQSMVMAASPGEIHSPQQQAEEATRKREVRLMKNRQAARECRRKKKEYVKCLENRVAVLENQNKTLIEELKALKDIYCHKPE; this is encoded by the exons ATGCCTGCATGTCACATCCGGTCCTCATCGTCAGGGCTTCCACAAAGTATGGTCATGGCTGCATCACCGGGGGAAATCCACAGTCCGCAGCAACAAGCAGAGGAGGCTACACGCAAACGAGAGGTTCGCCTGATGAAGAACCG GCAGGCAGCACGAGAGTGCCGTCGGAAGAAGAAAGAATATGTGAAGTGTCTGGAGAATCGCGTTGCTGTGCTGGAAAACCAGAACAAAACACTAATAGAGGAACTCAAAGCTCTCAAAGACATTTACTGCCACAAGCCTGAGtaa
- the LOC113542985 gene encoding cAMP-responsive element modulator isoform X1 gives MHFFCLCVWVGGHIAATGDMPACHIRSSSSGLPQSMVMAASPGEIHSPQQQAEEATRKREVRLMKNRQAARECRRKKKEYVKCLENRVAVLENQNKTLIEELKALKDIYCHKPE, from the exons AtgcattttttctgtttgtgtgtctgggTGGGTGGTCATATAGCCGCTACAGGAGACATGCCTGCATGTCACATCCGGTCCTCATCGTCAGGGCTTCCACAAAGTATGGTCATGGCTGCATCACCGGGGGAAATCCACAGTCCGCAGCAACAAGCAGAGGAGGCTACACGCAAACGAGAGGTTCGCCTGATGAAGAACCG GCAGGCAGCACGAGAGTGCCGTCGGAAGAAGAAAGAATATGTGAAGTGTCTGGAGAATCGCGTTGCTGTGCTGGAAAACCAGAACAAAACACTAATAGAGGAACTCAAAGCTCTCAAAGACATTTACTGCCACAAGCCTGAGtaa
- the LOC113542985 gene encoding cAMP-responsive element modulator isoform X2, producing the protein MAVTGDETESAATGDMPACHIRSSSSGLPQSMVMAASPGEIHSPQQQAEEATRKREVRLMKNRQAARECRRKKKEYVKCLENRVAVLENQNKTLIEELKALKDIYCHKPE; encoded by the exons ATGGCAGTGACGGGAGACGAAACAGAATCAG CCGCTACAGGAGACATGCCTGCATGTCACATCCGGTCCTCATCGTCAGGGCTTCCACAAAGTATGGTCATGGCTGCATCACCGGGGGAAATCCACAGTCCGCAGCAACAAGCAGAGGAGGCTACACGCAAACGAGAGGTTCGCCTGATGAAGAACCG GCAGGCAGCACGAGAGTGCCGTCGGAAGAAGAAAGAATATGTGAAGTGTCTGGAGAATCGCGTTGCTGTGCTGGAAAACCAGAACAAAACACTAATAGAGGAACTCAAAGCTCTCAAAGACATTTACTGCCACAAGCCTGAGtaa